A region from the Hippoglossus hippoglossus isolate fHipHip1 chromosome 18, fHipHip1.pri, whole genome shotgun sequence genome encodes:
- the LOC117751837 gene encoding zinc finger protein 853-like isoform X1 — MEPVAEHRVGDMSKSEILRGIITEKLSTAAREILAVVERTVSGYEEEAAGFRLEVEQQRRQLEALLLVSHIKLEATDDQQLFPVSEPPPPPPPEEESGGGEPVEEEQQHKYELSVEADGGVSLLCFTGEYHVEEESTEQALPTPTKDQGPITELDIDTLTGSFTPSVQSYRRSAGRQRISEVENHVDLRIRILGDSRINTLSSEVFQKYPLQELQCRRGLQETDFLHLLRSTFPQLAADFDFFTTDRSRKLHPLKVETLTPEEIHRSIRSNGNSALYIRLKVQRVVSVFQKQEEPQVSEEEFPPSQREAAAADSPSGRSEVQSDRCRPRIKETRNHVTLKLRILEDPETQMLSNDVYQTCPLQQLQCPRGLQEPDFLHLLRSTFPQLAGDKPFDVFTSDRHRKLHPLRVKSLTPEVINRSILTCGRAFLCIRLKHLDELQNREEHVPSAADQTNLNTSVQSDRKKVGRPRLESLDFKICILEDRQLNRISFNMFQTCPLQQLQCPRGLQETDFLHLLRSTFPQLAGDKPFDFLKSDRSKELHPLRAKTLTPEAIHRSIGSNGRSILYIQLKAPEEAQSNKETSRVLQGDVDAAEQTRLSRDDVRSSSSTSQGQEDEDIETKENDNKSLDRWSLHVFDSEREEDETIEEDNDWKPDKSEKNLRKRESEKTQRLRVKPSGTTMKRRRILSSPPASSPLAASSRASSPRAASSRASSSWASSTRALSTWASSTRASSPRASSPRAVTAEGEVIPSCKVCGAVRRSVSLVIKHAWSHVDDPARLCGVCGKCSESVEELRRHLQSHQKTHGCHICGKFFLSTNGLKGHIARHNGEKPYECNICHKAFTENWVLSSHMMIHSVKTSHTCDVCQKPFPSKMKLKLHRAAHSEPAARARSHVCEICSRKFHTSWRLQAHTRSHSGEFSSKSKLMTRIKIHTL; from the exons ATGACCAGCAGCTGTTTCCCGTCTccgagccgccgccgccgccgccgccggaGGAGGAGTCAGGAGGGGGAGAACCTGtcgaagaggagcagcagcacaaataTGAGCTGA gtgtgGAGGCGGACGGAGGAGTGAGCCTCCTCTGCTTCACCGGAGAATACCATGTGGAGGAGGAGTCCACTGAACAAGCTTTACCGACGCCCACAAAGGACCAGGGACCAATCACGGAGCTGGATATTGACACATTGACAGG gTCATTTACTCCCTCAGTTCAGTCTTACAGGCGGAGCGCTGGCAGACAGCGCATCAGTGAAGTAGAGAACCACGTAGATCTCAGAATCCGCATCCTGGGGGACTCGCGGATTAACACCCTCTCGAGTGAAG TGTTTCAGAAGTACccgctgcaggagctgcagtgtcGTCGTGGTCTCCAGGAGACGGACTTCCTGCACCTGCTCAGGTCCACCTTCCCTCAGCTGGCGGCCGACTTTGATTTCTTCACGACCGACAGGAGCAGGAAGCTGCACCCGCTGAAGGTCGAGACGCTGACGCCGGAGGAGATCCACCGCAGCATCAGGTCCAACGGAAACTCTGCCCTCTACATCCGACTGAAGGTGCAGCGGGTTGTCTCAGT gtttcagaaGCAAGAGGAGCCCCAGGTCTCTGAGGAAGAGTTTCCTCCGtcacagagagaagctgcagctgctgattctCCGTCCGGTCGCTCAGA AGTTCAGTCTGACAGGTGCAGGCCTCGGATCAAGGAAACACGGAACCACGTCACTCTCAAGCTCCGCATCCTGGAGGACCCTGAGACCCAAATGCTCTCAAATGATG TATATCAGACGTGcccgctgcagcagctgcagtgtccTCGTGGTCTCCAGGAGCCGGACTTCCTGCACCTGCTCAGGTCCACCTTCCCTCAGCTGGCTGGAGATAAACCGTTTGACGTCTTCACGTCTGATAGACACAGGAAACttcatcctctgagggtcaAGAGTCTGACGCCAGAGGTGATCAACAGGAGCATCTTGACCTGTGGCCGTGCTTTCCTCTGCATCCGACTGAAG CATCTGGATGAACTCCAGAACCGAGAGGAGCACGTTCCATCTGCTGCTGATCAAACCAACCTGAACACCAG CGTTCAGTCTGACAGGAAGAAGGTGGGCAGACCTCGCCTCGAGAGCTTGGATTTCAAGATCTGCATCCTGGAGGACAGGCAGCTCAACAGGATCTCATTCAACA TGTTTCAGACGTGcccgctgcagcagctgcagtgtccTCGTGGTCTCCAGGAGACGGACTTCCTGCACCTGCTCAGGTCCACCTTCCCTCAGCTGGCAGGAGATAAACCTTTTGACTTCTTGAAGTCCGACAGAAGCAAGGAACTTCATCCTCTGAGGGCCAAGACGCTGACGCCAGAGGCGATCCACAGGAGCATCGGCTCCAACGGACGTTCAATCCTCTACATCCAGCTGAAG GCTCCAGAAGAAGCTCAATCCAATAAGGAAACGTCTCGTGTCCTGCAGGGAGACGTTGACGCTGCTGAACAAACCAGACTGAG CAGAGACGACGTTCGGTCCAGCAGCTCAACGTCACAAGGACAAGAAGACGAGGACATTGAAACAAAGGAAAACGATAACAAGTCGCTGGATCGGTGGTCTTTGCACGTTTTTGACAGCGAGAGGGAAGAAGACGAGACGATTGAGGAAGACAACGATTGGAAACCAGACAAAAGTGAAAAGAATCTGAGGAAAAGAGAgtcagagaagacacagaggcTCCGAGTCAAACCATCAGGCACCACAATGAAGAGGAGGCGAATCCTGTCGTCTCCGCCAGCATCGTCTCCACTCGCAGCGTCTTCACGGGCATCGTCTCCACGGGCAGCGTCTTCACGGGCATCGTCTTCATGGGCATCGTCTACACGGGCATTGTCTACATGGGCATCGTCTACACGGGCATCGTCTCCACGGGCATCGTCTCCACGGGCGGTTACTGCCGAAGGTGAGGTTATTCCGTCCTGTAAAGTCTGTGGAGCTGTGCGTCGGTCAGTGAGCTTGGTGATCAAACACGCCTGGAGTCACGTGGACGATCCGGCGCGGCTCTGTGGCGTTTGTGGAAAATGTTCGGAGTCCGTGGAGGAGCTGAGACGTCACCTTCAGAGTCACCAGAAGACTCACGGCTGTCACATCTGTGGAAAGTTTTTCCTCTCCACCAACGGCCTGAAGGGACACATCGCACGACACAACGGAGAGAAGCCGTACGAATGTAACATCTGCCACAAGGCGTTCACTGAGAACTGGGTGCTGAGCTCTCACATGATGATCCACAGTGTCAAGACGTCGCACACGTGTGACGTTTGTCAAAAACCCTTCCCCTCGAAGATGAAGCTCAAACTTCACCGTGCGGCGCACTCGGAACCGGCGGCGAGAGCGCGGTCGCACGTCTGCGAAATCTGCAGCAGAAAGTTCCACACGTCCTGGAGGCTGCAGGCGCACACGAGGAGC CACAGCGGAGAGTTCTCGTCCAAGTCGAAGCTGATGACTCGCATCAAGATCCACACGTTATAA
- the LOC117751837 gene encoding zinc finger and SCAN domain-containing protein 2-like isoform X3, whose translation MEPVAEHRVGDMSKSEILRGIITEKLSTAAREILAVVERTVSGYEEEAAGFRLEVEQQRRQLEALLQPRVRLEKSALNPDVDGHDVVVINEEEEEEEEEEEEEEEEEEEHTQQPDVEDTGGLGLLWYDGDDDDDDDDDVYGGKDEEEHMEPTTSSRKKREDVQDPDYQIPSRTFTPRVQSGRRKLGRTRILDTQNHVDLKIRILEDSHTDVLTRNVFQKCPVQQLQCPRGLQETDFLRLLGSTFPQLAADQPFDVFTTDRSRKLQRLRVRTLTPEEIHRSIRSTGAGNSALYIRPKSGDDPLISTGDLHPLQRQDATRDSASSSVTLTADQTEISSSPRDQSEKRRRGRPRLSEASNHHSLRICLVEDSPSGVLSKSVLMKSSVQHLKCPRGLQEPDFLDLLKSTFPQLTGDNKMFDVFKSDRSRKLQRLKVRTLTPEDICRSLKSTGIERTLLYIKQKTEEEEEEDLQLLPRKVEATDDSQSAVATVINSGEAGSSSTSQHNVDPEEAAESEVASNEEKDAVDDRDDWKPDIEPQNSETRRRRPKPYVVERSKTPCRVCGVWYKVLGSLIKHAWSHVDESPCACGVCGERPESVEELKKHLRNQHQTHACSHCGKSFSTVTGLSIHTTLHTGNRPFTCEDCGKTFAHRSSLSVHHWVHVADKPHRCDICPKAFGLMAQLKAHRKIHTGRDKYQCNVCGKLVCDLRSLARHKATHSGERRYGCDVCGKRFKLPFTLKSHEKIHTVRERPYLCDICCKTFLSNCALTTHMKTHSDERPFICNVCSKGFISNGQLKAHMRVHTGEAPYGCSECGRFFKSKTHLKNHIRSHSGIKLFVCAVCGKACSRQEHLTVHMRTHNGERPYKCSLCDKAFTQSHCLKTHMKSHCVEEN comes from the exons ATGTCGAAGAGCGAGATCCTGAGGGGGATCATCACCGAGAAGCTGAGCACCGCCGCCCGGGAGATCCTGGCGGTGGTGGAGAGGACCGTGTCCGGGTacgaggaggaggcggcgggcTTCAGgctggaggtggagcagcagaggaggcagctggAGGCGCTGCTGCAGCCGCGGGTCCGACTGGAGAAGAGTG CTCTGAACCCAGATGTGGACGGACATGATGTGGTTGTTAtaaatgaagaggaggaggaagaggaggaggaggaggaggaggaagaggaggaggaagaggagcacacacagcagccag ATGTGGAGGACACCGGGGGACTCGGCCTCCTCTGGTACGACggtgacgatgatgatgatgatgatgatgatgtttatgGGGGTAAAGACGAAGAGGAGCACATGGAACCAACAACAAGCTCCAGAAAGAAACGAGAAGATGTTCAGGACCCCGATTATCAAATACCGTCGAG GACGTTTACACCCAGAGTTCAGTCTGGCAGGAGGAAGCTCGGCCGAACTCGAATCCTCGACACACAGAACCACGTGGATCTGAAGATCCGCATCCTGGAGGACTCGCACACCGACGTGCTCACGAGGAACG TGTTTCAGAAATGTCccgtgcagcagctgcagtgtccTCGCGGTCTCCAGGAGACGGACTTCCTGCGCCTGCTCGGGTCCACCTTCCCGCAGCTGGCGGCCGATCAACCGTTTGACGTCTTCACGACCGACAggagcaggaagctgcagcgTCTGAGAGTCCGGACGCTGACGCCGGAGGAGATCCACCGGAGCATCAGGTCGACCGGAGCAGGAAACTCCGCCCTCTACATCCGACCGAAG AGCGGAGACGATCCTCTGATCAGCACTGGAGATCTTCATCCTCTGCAGAGACAAGACGCCACCAGAGATTCTGCGTCCAGCTCCGTGACGCTGACGGCCGATCAAACCGAAAT CTCGTCGTCTCCCAGAGATCAGTCTGAGAAGAGGAGGCGTGGTCGACCTCGGCTCAGTGAAGCGTCCAATCACCACTCCCTCAGGATCTGCTTGGTGGAAGATTCCCCCTCGGGCGTCCTCTCAAAAAGCG tgTTGATGAAATCCTCAGTCCAGCACCTGAAGTGTCCTCGAGGGCTCCAGGAGCCGGACTTCCTGGACCTGTTGAAGTCCACCTTCCCTCAACTGACCGGAGACAACAAAATGTTTGACGTGTTCAAATCCGACCGGAGCAGGAAACTCCAGAGGCTCAAAGTAAGGACCCTGACACCAGAGGACATCTGCAGGAGCCTGAAGTCCACTGGGATTGAAAGAACCCTGCTTTACATCAAACAGAAG actgaagaggaggaggaggaagatctTCAACTCTTACCGAGAAAGGTCGAGGCCACAGATGATTCTCAGTCCGCTGTCGCCACGGTGATAAACAGTGGAGAAGCAGGAAG CAGCTCAACGTCACAACACAACGTGGACCCCGAAGAAGCAGCTGAGAGCGAAGTGGCGTCCAATGAGGAAAAAGATGCAGTTGACGACAGAGACGACTGGAAACCCGACATTGAGCCGCAGAACTCTGAGACAAGGAGGCGACGGCCCAAACCTTACGTCGTGGAGAGAAGTAAGACGCCCTGCAGAGTGTGTGGCGTTTGGTACAAGGTCCTCGGCAGCTTGATCAAACACGCCTGGAGCCACGTGGACGAGTCGCCGTGCGCCTGCGGAGTCTGCGGTGAACGTCCAGAATCTGTCGAAGAGTTAAAGAAACATCTCAGAAACCAACACCAGACTCACGCCTGTTCACACTGTGGAAAGTCTTTCTCCACCGTCACCGGCCTCAGCATCCACACCACGCTGCACACGGGAAACCGACCCTTCACGTGTGAAGATTGCGGCAAAACCTTCGCTCACAGGTCGAGTCTGAGCGTGCATCACTGGGTTCACGTGGCGGACAAACCGCACAGGTGTGACATTTGTCCGAAAGCTTTCGGTCTGATGGCGCAGCTCAAAGCTCACAGGAAGATACACACAGGTCGAGACAAGTACCAGTGCAACGTCTGTGGTAAACTCGTCTGCGACCTCCGATCTCTAGCCCGCCACAAGGCGACGCACTCGGGCGAGAGACGCTACGGCTGCGACGTTTGTGGGAAACGTTTCAAACTTCCCTTCACGTTGAAGTCACACGAGAAGATCCACACGGTCAGAGAGCGGCCGTACCTCTGCGACATCTGCTGCAAAACCTTCCTGTCCAACTGCGCCTTGACGACGCACATGAAAACGCACAGCGACGAGCGGCCGTTCATCTGCAACGTCTGCAGCAAGGGCTTCATTTCCAACGGCCAGCTGAAGGCCCACATGCGGGTGCACACCGGCGAGGCGCCGTACGGCTGCTCCGAGTGTGGTCGCTTCTTCAAAAGCAAGACTCACCTGAAAAACCACATCAGGAGCCACTCGGGCATCAAACTGTTCGTCTGCGCCGTTTGTGGGAAGGCGTGTTCCCGCCAGGAACACCTGACTGTCCACATGAGGACGCACAACGGAGAGAGACCGTACAAATGTTCGCTCTGCGACAAAGCGTTCACTCAGAGCCACTGTCTGAAAACGCACATGAAGAGTCACTGCGTGGAAGAAAACTAG
- the LOC117751837 gene encoding zinc finger and SCAN domain-containing protein 2-like isoform X2, producing the protein MEPVAEHRVGDMSKSEILRGIITEKLSTAAREILAVVERTVSGYEEEAAGFRLEVEQQRRQLEALLQPRVRLEKSALNPDVDGHDVVVINEEEEEEEEEEEEEEEEEEEHTQQPDVEDTGGLGLLWYDGDDDDDDDDDVYGGKDEEEHMEPTTSSRKKREDVQDPDYQIPSRTFTPRVQSGRRKLGRTRILDTQNHVDLKIRILEDSHTDVLTRNVFQKCPVQQLQCPRGLQETDFLRLLGSTFPQLAADQPFDVFTTDRSRKLQRLRVRTLTPEEIHRSIRSTGAGNSALYIRPKSGDDPLISTGDLHPLQRQDATRDSASSSVTLTADQTEMYESSSSPRDQSEKRRRGRPRLSEASNHHSLRICLVEDSPSGVLSKSVLMKSSVQHLKCPRGLQEPDFLDLLKSTFPQLTGDNKMFDVFKSDRSRKLQRLKVRTLTPEDICRSLKSTGIERTLLYIKQKTEEEEEEDLQLLPRKVEATDDSQSAVATVINSGEAGSSSTSQHNVDPEEAAESEVASNEEKDAVDDRDDWKPDIEPQNSETRRRRPKPYVVERSKTPCRVCGVWYKVLGSLIKHAWSHVDESPCACGVCGERPESVEELKKHLRNQHQTHACSHCGKSFSTVTGLSIHTTLHTGNRPFTCEDCGKTFAHRSSLSVHHWVHVADKPHRCDICPKAFGLMAQLKAHRKIHTGRDKYQCNVCGKLVCDLRSLARHKATHSGERRYGCDVCGKRFKLPFTLKSHEKIHTVRERPYLCDICCKTFLSNCALTTHMKTHSDERPFICNVCSKGFISNGQLKAHMRVHTGEAPYGCSECGRFFKSKTHLKNHIRSHSGIKLFVCAVCGKACSRQEHLTVHMRTHNGERPYKCSLCDKAFTQSHCLKTHMKSHCVEEN; encoded by the exons ATGTCGAAGAGCGAGATCCTGAGGGGGATCATCACCGAGAAGCTGAGCACCGCCGCCCGGGAGATCCTGGCGGTGGTGGAGAGGACCGTGTCCGGGTacgaggaggaggcggcgggcTTCAGgctggaggtggagcagcagaggaggcagctggAGGCGCTGCTGCAGCCGCGGGTCCGACTGGAGAAGAGTG CTCTGAACCCAGATGTGGACGGACATGATGTGGTTGTTAtaaatgaagaggaggaggaagaggaggaggaggaggaggaggaagaggaggaggaagaggagcacacacagcagccag ATGTGGAGGACACCGGGGGACTCGGCCTCCTCTGGTACGACggtgacgatgatgatgatgatgatgatgatgtttatgGGGGTAAAGACGAAGAGGAGCACATGGAACCAACAACAAGCTCCAGAAAGAAACGAGAAGATGTTCAGGACCCCGATTATCAAATACCGTCGAG GACGTTTACACCCAGAGTTCAGTCTGGCAGGAGGAAGCTCGGCCGAACTCGAATCCTCGACACACAGAACCACGTGGATCTGAAGATCCGCATCCTGGAGGACTCGCACACCGACGTGCTCACGAGGAACG TGTTTCAGAAATGTCccgtgcagcagctgcagtgtccTCGCGGTCTCCAGGAGACGGACTTCCTGCGCCTGCTCGGGTCCACCTTCCCGCAGCTGGCGGCCGATCAACCGTTTGACGTCTTCACGACCGACAggagcaggaagctgcagcgTCTGAGAGTCCGGACGCTGACGCCGGAGGAGATCCACCGGAGCATCAGGTCGACCGGAGCAGGAAACTCCGCCCTCTACATCCGACCGAAG AGCGGAGACGATCCTCTGATCAGCACTGGAGATCTTCATCCTCTGCAGAGACAAGACGCCACCAGAGATTCTGCGTCCAGCTCCGTGACGCTGACGGCCGATCAAACCGAAATGTACGAGAG CTCGTCGTCTCCCAGAGATCAGTCTGAGAAGAGGAGGCGTGGTCGACCTCGGCTCAGTGAAGCGTCCAATCACCACTCCCTCAGGATCTGCTTGGTGGAAGATTCCCCCTCGGGCGTCCTCTCAAAAAGCG tgTTGATGAAATCCTCAGTCCAGCACCTGAAGTGTCCTCGAGGGCTCCAGGAGCCGGACTTCCTGGACCTGTTGAAGTCCACCTTCCCTCAACTGACCGGAGACAACAAAATGTTTGACGTGTTCAAATCCGACCGGAGCAGGAAACTCCAGAGGCTCAAAGTAAGGACCCTGACACCAGAGGACATCTGCAGGAGCCTGAAGTCCACTGGGATTGAAAGAACCCTGCTTTACATCAAACAGAAG actgaagaggaggaggaggaagatctTCAACTCTTACCGAGAAAGGTCGAGGCCACAGATGATTCTCAGTCCGCTGTCGCCACGGTGATAAACAGTGGAGAAGCAGGAAG CAGCTCAACGTCACAACACAACGTGGACCCCGAAGAAGCAGCTGAGAGCGAAGTGGCGTCCAATGAGGAAAAAGATGCAGTTGACGACAGAGACGACTGGAAACCCGACATTGAGCCGCAGAACTCTGAGACAAGGAGGCGACGGCCCAAACCTTACGTCGTGGAGAGAAGTAAGACGCCCTGCAGAGTGTGTGGCGTTTGGTACAAGGTCCTCGGCAGCTTGATCAAACACGCCTGGAGCCACGTGGACGAGTCGCCGTGCGCCTGCGGAGTCTGCGGTGAACGTCCAGAATCTGTCGAAGAGTTAAAGAAACATCTCAGAAACCAACACCAGACTCACGCCTGTTCACACTGTGGAAAGTCTTTCTCCACCGTCACCGGCCTCAGCATCCACACCACGCTGCACACGGGAAACCGACCCTTCACGTGTGAAGATTGCGGCAAAACCTTCGCTCACAGGTCGAGTCTGAGCGTGCATCACTGGGTTCACGTGGCGGACAAACCGCACAGGTGTGACATTTGTCCGAAAGCTTTCGGTCTGATGGCGCAGCTCAAAGCTCACAGGAAGATACACACAGGTCGAGACAAGTACCAGTGCAACGTCTGTGGTAAACTCGTCTGCGACCTCCGATCTCTAGCCCGCCACAAGGCGACGCACTCGGGCGAGAGACGCTACGGCTGCGACGTTTGTGGGAAACGTTTCAAACTTCCCTTCACGTTGAAGTCACACGAGAAGATCCACACGGTCAGAGAGCGGCCGTACCTCTGCGACATCTGCTGCAAAACCTTCCTGTCCAACTGCGCCTTGACGACGCACATGAAAACGCACAGCGACGAGCGGCCGTTCATCTGCAACGTCTGCAGCAAGGGCTTCATTTCCAACGGCCAGCTGAAGGCCCACATGCGGGTGCACACCGGCGAGGCGCCGTACGGCTGCTCCGAGTGTGGTCGCTTCTTCAAAAGCAAGACTCACCTGAAAAACCACATCAGGAGCCACTCGGGCATCAAACTGTTCGTCTGCGCCGTTTGTGGGAAGGCGTGTTCCCGCCAGGAACACCTGACTGTCCACATGAGGACGCACAACGGAGAGAGACCGTACAAATGTTCGCTCTGCGACAAAGCGTTCACTCAGAGCCACTGTCTGAAAACGCACATGAAGAGTCACTGCGTGGAAGAAAACTAG
- the LOC117751900 gene encoding ceramide-1-phosphate transfer protein-like — MVILRRTPLLRYLLLAAMLALFLFVSSLWLPQGGVRDCGSAWQPCLRSYGQTPEPSLVPEEFLQEDEPTLITKECPGQKFQARELLLHLKSSLSDDDEDDILLEPYLQSWDQLLNFMEALGTMVGFFSQKVNEKVVQIRALSLKHSTDVYGAQGQTPPSFGLKTGAYRSVRTMVEAELKAGVVDFARHTDSGCRTLLRLHRSLLWLKLMLEGLSEGPDADGQFKTPGELSRDAYKVALAPHHPWVLRQAAEFVFLALPDRRYFLQLVCVQKQSEATPVLRVIIHALMLVHTRTQRILAEYNMLELP, encoded by the exons ATGGTTATCCTCAGACGGACGCCACTGCTTCGTTACCTGCTGCTTGCGGCCATGTTGGCTCTGTTCCTCTTTGTCAGCTCCTTGTGGCTAC ctcAAGGCGGAGTCAGAGACTGCGGCAGCGCCTGGCAGCCATGTCTACGTTCTTACGGCCAAACG CCGGAACCCTCGCTGGTCCCTGAGGAGTTCCTGCAGGAGGACGAACCCACGCTCATTACAAAGGAGTGTCCGGGCCAGAAGTTCCAGGCtcgagagctgctgctgcatttgaaGTCCAGCCTGTCTGACGACGATGAAGATGATATCCTTCTGGAGCCGTACCTGCAGAGCTGGGACCAGCTCCTcaa TTTCATGGAGGCTCTCGGGACAATGGTGGGTTTCTTCTCCCAGAAGGTGAACGAGAAGGTCGTACAGATACGAGCTCTGTCACTCAAACACAGCACAGACGTCTATGGAGCTCAGGGACAAACCCCCCCATCGTTTGGACTTAAAACCGGG GCATATCGTTCGGTTCGAACTATGGTGGAGGCGGAGTTAAAAGCGGGCGTGGTGGACTTCGCCCGCCACACGGACTCGGGCTGCAGGACGCTGCTGAGGCTGCATCGATCTCTGCTGTGGCTGAAGCTGATGTTAGAGGGTTTGTCTGAAGGACCCGACGCAGACGGACAATTCAAAACCCCCGGAGAGCTGAGCAG AGACGCCTACAAGGTGGCGTTGGCCCCCCACCACCCTTGGGTGCTCCGCCAGGCGGCCGAGTTCGTATTTCTTGCCCTCCCTGACCGACGGTACTTCCTtcagctggtgtgtgttcaGAAGCAGAGTGAGGCCACGCCCGTTCTGCGTGTCATCATCCACGCCCTGATGCTCGTGCACACGCGAACTCAACGAATACTGGCCGAATACAACATGCTGGAGCTGCCATGA